A single Fusobacterium hominis DNA region contains:
- a CDS encoding thioredoxin family protein, with protein MNNLINLDDITFEEKIKNENELVIINFSAEWCGPCKIMNPILEAVSREENIKVFKVNVDDNPNLACEFGVDNIPATIFFRSGNKLYQVDGLKSKEEIREKLNELK; from the coding sequence TTGAACAATTTAATTAATTTGGATGATATAACCTTTGAGGAAAAAATAAAAAATGAAAACGAATTAGTTATTATAAATTTTAGTGCCGAGTGGTGTGGCCCTTGTAAAATCATGAATCCTATTTTGGAAGCGGTATCAAGGGAAGAAAATATAAAAGTCTTTAAAGTTAATGTGGATGATAATCCTAATTTAGCTTGTGAATTTGGAGTAGATAACATACCTGCTACTATTTTTTTCAGATCGGGAAATAAACTTTATCAGGTAGATGGGTTAAAATCCAAAGAGGAAATAAGAGAAAAACTTAACGAGTTAAAATAA
- the thrS gene encoding threonine--tRNA ligase encodes MKVILPSGDVKEFEGEVNLFTVAKSISNSLAKKSVAAKVDGELMDMSTVLDRDAKIEFITADTEEGEEIIRHSTAHLMAQAVVRLFPGTKVAIGPAIENGFYYDFDPNVQFTEEDLPKIEEEMRRLVKENIKIERIMMTREEAIKHFEALGEIYKVEIIKDIAQGEMLSFYRQGEFMDLCRGPHVPSTGYLKAFKLKSVAGAYWRGDSKNKMLQRIYGFAFSDEKKLKDFLTLLEEAEKRDHRKLGKELDLFFVSDYGPGFPFFLPKGMAIRNTLIDLWRREHTLAGYTEIMTPIMLNKELWETSGHWFNYRENMYTSEIDETEFAIKPMNCPGGVLAYKSQLHSYKDLPIRCGELGTVHRHEFSGALHGLMRVRCFTQDDAHIFMTPEQIESEIIGVVNLIDKFYSRLFGFEYTIELSTKPDKAIGSDEIWEKAESALASALDKIGKPYKLNPGDGAFYGPKLDFKIKDAIGRTWQCGTIQLDFNLPERFDMNYIGEDGEKHRPVMIHRVVYGSIERFIGILIEHYAGAFPLWLAPTQVKILTINDETVPYAKEVFKKLQEKGIRTELDSRAESIGYKIREANGKYKVPVQLIIGKNEVENGEVNIRRRGSQEQVSMKLDEFVDMIVEEAKVKFDK; translated from the coding sequence ATGAAGGTTATATTACCAAGCGGAGACGTAAAAGAATTCGAAGGAGAGGTAAACTTATTTACAGTAGCTAAAAGTATAAGTAATTCACTAGCTAAGAAATCTGTAGCTGCAAAAGTTGACGGCGAGTTAATGGATATGTCTACAGTTTTAGATAGAGATGCAAAAATAGAGTTTATAACTGCTGATACAGAAGAAGGTGAAGAAATAATCAGACACTCAACAGCCCATCTTATGGCTCAAGCAGTAGTTAGATTATTCCCAGGAACAAAAGTAGCAATAGGACCAGCTATAGAAAATGGATTCTATTATGATTTTGATCCAAATGTTCAATTTACAGAAGAAGATCTTCCAAAAATAGAAGAAGAAATGAGAAGACTTGTAAAAGAAAATATAAAAATTGAAAGAATAATGATGACAAGAGAAGAAGCAATAAAACACTTTGAAGCTCTTGGAGAAATTTATAAAGTAGAAATTATAAAAGATATTGCACAAGGAGAAATGCTTTCTTTCTATAGACAAGGAGAATTTATGGACCTTTGTAGAGGACCACATGTACCATCTACAGGATACTTAAAAGCATTTAAACTAAAATCTGTTGCAGGAGCATATTGGAGAGGAGACTCTAAAAACAAAATGCTTCAAAGAATATATGGATTTGCATTTTCAGATGAGAAAAAATTAAAAGATTTCTTAACACTTCTTGAAGAAGCTGAAAAAAGAGATCATAGAAAATTAGGAAAAGAATTAGATCTTTTCTTTGTAAGTGACTATGGACCAGGATTCCCATTTTTCTTACCAAAAGGAATGGCAATAAGAAATACATTAATTGACCTATGGAGAAGAGAACATACACTTGCAGGATATACTGAAATTATGACTCCAATAATGCTAAATAAAGAACTATGGGAAACTTCAGGACACTGGTTTAACTATAGAGAAAATATGTATACATCTGAAATAGATGAAACAGAATTCGCTATAAAACCAATGAACTGCCCAGGTGGAGTATTAGCTTATAAATCTCAATTACATTCTTATAAAGATTTACCAATAAGATGTGGAGAATTAGGAACAGTACACAGACATGAATTTTCAGGAGCATTACATGGATTAATGAGAGTTAGATGTTTTACTCAAGATGATGCTCACATATTTATGACTCCAGAACAAATAGAGAGTGAAATTATAGGAGTAGTTAATTTAATTGACAAATTCTATAGTAGATTATTTGGATTTGAATATACTATTGAACTTTCAACAAAACCAGATAAAGCTATTGGATCAGATGAAATATGGGAAAAAGCTGAGTCAGCTTTAGCAAGTGCATTAGACAAAATAGGAAAACCATACAAATTAAATCCAGGAGATGGAGCATTCTATGGTCCTAAACTAGACTTTAAAATTAAAGATGCAATTGGAAGAACTTGGCAATGTGGAACTATACAATTAGACTTTAACCTTCCTGAAAGATTTGATATGAACTATATCGGAGAAGATGGAGAAAAACATAGACCAGTAATGATTCATAGAGTTGTTTATGGTTCTATAGAAAGATTTATAGGAATTTTAATTGAGCACTATGCAGGTGCCTTCCCATTATGGCTAGCACCAACACAAGTAAAAATTCTTACTATAAATGATGAAACAGTTCCTTATGCAAAAGAAGTATTTAAGAAACTTCAAGAAAAAGGAATTAGAACAGAATTAGATAGCAGAGCAGAATCTATTGGTTATAAGATAAGAGAAGCTAATGGAAAATATAAAGTTCCAGTTCAATTAATTATTGGTAAAAACGAAGTTGAAAATGGAGAAGTTAATATAAGAAGAAGAGGGTCTCAAGAACAAGTATCTATGAAATTAGATGAATTTGTAGATATGATAGTTGAAGAGGCAAAAGTAAAGTTTGACAAGTAG